The following DNA comes from Flexistipes sp..
GTTCGTCAAGACTTAGTGCAAAAGCATTCACCGCCGCCAGTAAAATTATCAATACAAATAATTTTTTCATCACTTACCTCTCATAAAAAATTTTCGCAAATTAAAACTTTGGTAAATATTCAATCTTATCTTTTGGAAGTGGGACTTTAGTCCCGCCCAATATACAGATTTTATTTCCATACCAGATCCCGTCAAAATGCAGGGCTGAAGCCCTGCCTCCGAATACACTATTAAGCGATATATTGCCAATTTGTTAAGTGCATTTAATATGCAATTTTCAACTTTATCAATTCTCTCAACTCTTGCTTAATCTTTGATTAAACAAGAGGGGTAAACCCCAACGACCTCTAACAACCTCAAATACATCCAAATACCTTTTCATCAACCTCTGCTTTACCTTTGCCTTTACCTTAGCACTTAACACTTAATACTCAGTTTTCCCCTTTCTTATGTCCGATAAAAATTCCCAGCAGTGAAGGGATGACAAAAAGTGTAAAAACTGTCGATATTGCCAAACCACCCAACAGGACACTTCCTATACCTCTGTAAAGCTCAGTACCTGATCCCTGTGCGAGAACCAGCGGCAGCATACCGAAAAAAGTTGTCATCATACTCATAAAAATCGGTCTGATTCGGGTTTCAACAGATTTTATAATAGCAGTTACACCACCCAAGCCTTCATTATTCATATTATTGAGTGTCTGATAAACAATCAGAATAGCATTGTTAACCACAGTACCCACAAGAATTATAAAGCCCAGCATTGTCAGCACATCAAAAGCCTGCGGAGCAATAAACATATTAACAAGTTTCAGTCCGACAAAACCGCCTGCTGCAGCCAGAGGTACTGTAAAAAGAATGATAAAAGGATAAAAGAAGTTCTCAAATATCGCCGCCATCAGCAGATAGACAATAATTACGGCAAGCAGAAAATTTCCCGACAAGGACTGCAGTGCTATCGCCAGCTTATCCGCGTTACCACCTAAATTGGTGTTTAAGCCGGAAAGCGCTCCTTTTTCTTTCATAGGCTGTATTATTTTCTGCGCAATTGTGTCCATAGCCGTTTGGAGTGGAATATCTTCCGGAGGTGTAACTTCAAGAGAAATAACCCGGCTTCTCTCCAAATGGTTAATCTGTGTCACTCCTTTAGTGTACTGCAAATCAGCCAGATCGCGCAATTTCAGCAGATCACCGTTTCTTGTGGCAACCGTGCTATCCATAATATCTTCAGGAGAATTATATTTATCTTCCTGACCTGTAACAACCATGTCAATTGCTTCCTTACCGCCCGGCTTATAATCACCGATTTTATGTCCGTCCATAAGGCTGTCCACAATAATACCCAGATCACGCTCATTGAAACCGTTGGCAGCCAGCTGTTTTCTCTGAGGAACAATATTCGCTTCAGGATAACTTATTTCAAGGGATGGAACAGGTCTGATTTGCGCCTCCGGCATCGCCTGGGAAATGGCTCCGTAAAGCTTTCTTGCAGCACCTGTAATCTGCTGCAAATCATTACCCATCACATCCACTTTGACAGTTCTACCCTCACTTATATCATTTTGGAAAATACCGGTCTGAATACTCACCCCATACATTCCCGGCATTTCATTTATTATCCTGTTAAACAGCGGAATCATCTTTTTGGCTTCTGTCTCGTGAACACTTGTAGCACCGAAAAGGGTTATCCTGTCCGCACCGATATAAAATATCTCCTCAATTTTCGGAATCCCGTCTTTATAATCCTGCTTAAAATACGGCGCCGTTTTTTCATAAATTGTATTACCTATTTCTTTTTTCTTTTCATATGACATCCCCGGAGGGGGAACAAGTATATTAAGGACAAGATTCTGATTACCCTGTGGCAGATATTCGGCTTTAGGAATGAGAAAATAAACGGTTAATACTGCCATAAGGGTAAGGCTGATAACAGTTGCAAACCTTGTAAAATAGTTTCTCAACGACTGTTTGCTGAAAAACATGATGATATTCACAAAAAACATGCCGAACTTACCGATAGACTCGCCCTTCCTCTTTTTATTCTTTGAAACCTTAAAAAACTGGTGCGCTATGGAAGGAATGGCTATTACTGAAACCAGGTAGCTGAGAATAATGGCAAAGGTAATCGCTATTGCTATGTCTTTGAAAAGCTGCCCCACTTCCTGCTGCATAAAAATAATGGGAAGAAAAACAACTATTGTGGTGGTGGTTGAGGTAAATACTGCACTCCAGACCTCTACTGTCCCGTCGTAACAGGCATCAAAAGGCTTCTTGCCCATCTTTCTGTGTCTGTCTATATTTTCCAGTACAACAATGGCATTATCCACAAGCATACCGACGGCAAAAGAAATACCGGCAAGACTGACAACATTTAACGACCGCCCGAACGCATTCATAAAGATAAATGTACCGATGGCTGAAACCGGCAATGCAATCGCTGTGGTAACCGTAGAGCTGAAACTTCTAAGAAAAAGTATCAATACAATGATTGCCAGTATACCGCCGATAAGAATATTCATTTTAACTGTGTTAATAGCTGTATTAATGTAGGGTGTCTGCTCGTGCACAACCTTAAGATTCACTCCCTTATCGTGCAAAACCGACTCATTAAGTCTTTTAACTTCCTGTCTTACCTTTTCTGTGATTTCAAGGACATTGGAGCCTTTTTGTTTGGTTATACCCATAACAATGGTGGGTTTTGCATTATGCATAATAGAATTGAGCTGTGGCTCGTATCCCAGCTGTGTTTTAGCCACATCATTCACTCTTACCGTATTTACACCGTCGCTGGATAGAACAACACTGTTAGGGGCATCGGGATTTTCAAATTTACTTTTGGTTCTTATACGATAGCTGTTTTTACCCACTCCCATAATTCCTGCCGGTACATCATTGTTAGCAACAGCAACACTGTTAGCCACATCGGGAATGGACAGACTGTTTACAGCAAGTTTATCGGTGTCGGTGATAATCTCCAGACGGCTTGCTGTACCGCCAAACACCATAACATTACCAACCCCTTCAATTCTGCTGAAATACGGCTTTATTTCATCATCAAAAAAGGTTTTGTAAGTATCAACGTGTCTTTCGTTTCCAGGCATACTCTGAACAGCCATCCATATAATAGGTGATCCCTGGGCTCCGGAAGCGTCAATAATAGGTTCATTAGCATTATCAGGATAATCGGATACTTCATTTAATTTATTGGAAACCCTTACCATCGCCGTGTCTATTGGCACTTCAAGATCAAAAGTAAGGGTAATTTCACTCCGGCTGTTGTAACTGGAACTTTCCATAAGCTGCAGACCACGAAGGTCTTTCAGTTTTTCTTCCTGTTTATCTACAATCTCAACTTCCACTTCATTCGGAGATGCGCCGGGCCATGTGGTGGTAACTGTAATTTTCGGAAGCTGAATATCAGGGCTCAACTGCACTGGAAGTTTGCCGATACTCAGCAAACCGAAAAGAACAATAAGCAATATACCGACAATAACCGTTACGGGTCTGTTTATAGCAAACTTGATAATATTCATTACTTCTCCCTTGTTACCTTAACCGGCTGATCCGGTCTGAGTCTGGAATTGCCCTCTACAATAACTTTCATGCCGGGAACGATATGCCTTGAGTCGGTTCCCACCATTTCTCCGAGATAACTTACAATATTTATCGGAAGTATTTTGGCTTTACCGTCCTTAATTGTATAAACAAAATTTTGACCGTTATTACTGATAACTGCGTCGCGGGATACTATTCGCATCTTTTGAGGCTCACTCACCGGCAGATTTACATTTGCCGTCATATTGACAGGTAGTTTTGTAAAATAAGGGATGTTAATTTTCAAATAGACATTTTTTGTCTTGGGATCGGCTACCGGATCAAGTCCTGCCGCCGTGCCGGTGACATCTTTATCAAATGCAGTAAAATTCAGGAAAATTTCCAAACCTTCTTTAAAAAACTTAACATATTTTTCATTAACCGGTACCTGTACTATCACATCATTAGTCGCAGCAATTGTACAAACAGTGCTGCCGGGAGCCATCCATGCGCCGTCAGACACCTTTTTACTTAAAATGATTCCGTCATAAGGAGCTTTTATTACACTTTTGTCCTTTTCCAGCATTAGGCGCTGCAAAGCCAGTTCCTGAGCCTGCTTTTCCTTTTTCATACGTTTGTATTCAAAAAGGAGATCTTCATACTGCTTTTCACTGGCGGCATTCTGTTTATAAAGTTTTTCATACCGCTGCAAATCCCTGTACACATTTTCAATGCGCACTTCCAAAACTTCGATTTCCTTTTTCTTAATACTAATATCTTTATCAAGGAAATCGGTATTAAGACGAACCAGTACAT
Coding sequences within:
- a CDS encoding efflux RND transporter periplasmic adaptor subunit codes for the protein MKRIISLFLFCLLAVTAFAQEGQRAANVVVSTVKEKKIVETENKIGLVKYDTTTELSSEVSGLVEDTTFTEGDIVNKGDVLVRLNTDFLDKDISIKKKEIEVLEVRIENVYRDLQRYEKLYKQNAASEKQYEDLLFEYKRMKKEKQAQELALQRLMLEKDKSVIKAPYDGIILSKKVSDGAWMAPGSTVCTIAATNDVIVQVPVNEKYVKFFKEGLEIFLNFTAFDKDVTGTAAGLDPVADPKTKNVYLKINIPYFTKLPVNMTANVNLPVSEPQKMRIVSRDAVISNNGQNFVYTIKDGKAKILPINIVSYLGEMVGTDSRHIVPGMKVIVEGNSRLRPDQPVKVTREK
- a CDS encoding efflux RND transporter permease subunit codes for the protein MNIIKFAINRPVTVIVGILLIVLFGLLSIGKLPVQLSPDIQLPKITVTTTWPGASPNEVEVEIVDKQEEKLKDLRGLQLMESSSYNSRSEITLTFDLEVPIDTAMVRVSNKLNEVSDYPDNANEPIIDASGAQGSPIIWMAVQSMPGNERHVDTYKTFFDDEIKPYFSRIEGVGNVMVFGGTASRLEIITDTDKLAVNSLSIPDVANSVAVANNDVPAGIMGVGKNSYRIRTKSKFENPDAPNSVVLSSDGVNTVRVNDVAKTQLGYEPQLNSIMHNAKPTIVMGITKQKGSNVLEITEKVRQEVKRLNESVLHDKGVNLKVVHEQTPYINTAINTVKMNILIGGILAIIVLILFLRSFSSTVTTAIALPVSAIGTFIFMNAFGRSLNVVSLAGISFAVGMLVDNAIVVLENIDRHRKMGKKPFDACYDGTVEVWSAVFTSTTTTIVVFLPIIFMQQEVGQLFKDIAIAITFAIILSYLVSVIAIPSIAHQFFKVSKNKKRKGESIGKFGMFFVNIIMFFSKQSLRNYFTRFATVISLTLMAVLTVYFLIPKAEYLPQGNQNLVLNILVPPPGMSYEKKKEIGNTIYEKTAPYFKQDYKDGIPKIEEIFYIGADRITLFGATSVHETEAKKMIPLFNRIINEMPGMYGVSIQTGIFQNDISEGRTVKVDVMGNDLQQITGAARKLYGAISQAMPEAQIRPVPSLEISYPEANIVPQRKQLAANGFNERDLGIIVDSLMDGHKIGDYKPGGKEAIDMVVTGQEDKYNSPEDIMDSTVATRNGDLLKLRDLADLQYTKGVTQINHLERSRVISLEVTPPEDIPLQTAMDTIAQKIIQPMKEKGALSGLNTNLGGNADKLAIALQSLSGNFLLAVIIVYLLMAAIFENFFYPFIILFTVPLAAAGGFVGLKLVNMFIAPQAFDVLTMLGFIILVGTVVNNAILIVYQTLNNMNNEGLGGVTAIIKSVETRIRPIFMSMMTTFFGMLPLVLAQGSGTELYRGIGSVLLGGLAISTVFTLFVIPSLLGIFIGHKKGEN